In Helianthus annuus cultivar XRQ/B chromosome 8, HanXRQr2.0-SUNRISE, whole genome shotgun sequence, a single genomic region encodes these proteins:
- the LOC110872945 gene encoding protein DEFECTIVE IN MERISTEM SILENCING 3, whose amino-acid sequence MYSSGQQTPIHPAVLSVQVPSTMNYVGQNDSSSAAANHGADNGTFSQTESVVNPSKKIENDMMLLGKKIKQHEDNLKFLRTHKNTLDVEITDKQVTLGKYHSSSAPKVEDGDLSHMRSEEATIGNIMKHEKSAAAIYCQLKRHRNQAAHIKDVLGVVATLGKVKDDNLSWLLSEYLGLENMLSLVCITYDGIKALVTYDKDGSINKNSGLYGLGTAIGQPLDGRFNVICLENLRPYVGEFMPNDPQKRLDLSKPRLPNGETPAGFIGFAVNMIHIDDTNLFYLTNDGNGLRETLFYTLFSRLQVYKSRTEMIQALPCIYDGAVSLDGGMIKGNGVYSLGTREEIDVKFPITSGVSYLPEACIEVEKEMKELKWKRERMMEDIQREEALLSHVKYSFEVKKQEFLGFMAQSSPYTMPYPVPVTPTPKGRSTPR is encoded by the exons ATGTATTCGTCAGGTCAACAG ACGCCAATACATCCGGCTGTGTTAAGCGTACAAGTTCCGTCTACGATGAACTATGTTGGTCAAAACGACTCATCTAGTGCTGCTGCAAATCATGGAGCAGACAATGGTACATTCTCTCAAACAGAATCAGTTGTTAATCCTTCTAAG aaaattgaaaatgatatgATGTTGTTGGGAAAGAAAATTAAACAGCATGAAGATAACCTTAAGTTTTTAAGGACTCATAAGAACACATTGGATGTTGAAATTACAGATAAGCAAG TTACTTTGGGGAAGTATCATTCTTCATCTGCCCCTAAGGTCGAAGATGGGGATCTTTCACACATGCGGAGTGAAGAGGCAACAATTGGAAACATTATGAAACATGAGAAATCAGCTGCTGCCATCTATTGCCAGCTGAAACGTCATAGAAATCAGGCTGCTCATATCAAAGACGTTCTTGGAGTTGTTGCTACTCTTGGGAAAGTTAAGGATGATAATCTTAGCTG GCTTCTATCAGAGTACCTTGGGCTGGAAAATATGTTGTCATTAGTTTGCATAACATATGACGGTATTAAAGCATTGGTAACCTATGATAAAGACGGTTCTATAAATAAAAATTCTGGTCTTTATGGTCTTGGAACTGCCATAGGACAGCCTCTGGACGGAAGATTTAATGTTATCTGTCTTGAAAATTTGAG GCCTTATGTTGGCGAGTTTATGCCTAACGACCCGCAAAAAAGGCTTGATCTTTCGAAACCAAGATTACCAAACGGAGAAACTCCAGCAGGGTTTATCGGGTTTGCTGTGAATATGATTCATATTGATGATACAAATTTGTTCTATCTCACAAATGATGGCAACGGCTTAAGAGAGACCCTTTTCTATACTCTCTTTTCGAGGCTGCAAGTTTATAAAAGCAGGACAGAAATGATTCAAGCCCTTCCTTGCATATATGACGGAGCCGTCTCGTTGGATGGAGGAATGATTAAGGGTAATGGCGTATATTCCCTTGGCACCCG GGAAGAGATTGATGTGAAATTCCCGATAACATCCGGGGTTTCTTATCTGCCTGAGGCCTGCATTGAAGTTGAAAAAGAAATGAAAGAGCTTAAATGGAAAAGGGAAAGAATGATGGAAGATATACAAAGGGAAGAAGCCTTGTTATCCCATGTTAAGTACAGTTTTGAAGTCAAGAAGCAAGAGTTTCTTGGATTCATGGCACAAAGTTCTCCATACACAATGCCG TACCCGGTGCCGGTTACTCCAACTCCAAAAGGAAGATCAACACCAAGATGA